The proteins below are encoded in one region of Coffea arabica cultivar ET-39 chromosome 4c, Coffea Arabica ET-39 HiFi, whole genome shotgun sequence:
- the LOC140004694 gene encoding epi-neemfruitin B 7-O-acetyltransferse L7AT-like: MEIEIISKEEVKPASPTPPHLRTFRLSLLDQLARHEYSNLVYFFAPMNQSTMLNDVISKEVYHTDAQVSIRLSDFLKESENELINRLGIAVGLSTSQKIVDGLTMIKFLNAWAAIACESSEQINPIFVSSSFFRQVPPCTSNYSKLVTGMSTVLSKRQLYEHNYATKILFFDHLALDVLKTKAGTSSLNPTSVTAVMGLLWKSAIAASQVRSDTQKELSLLISVNLRTRCSR; this comes from the exons ATGGAAATAGAGATCATATCCAAGGAAGAAGTCAAACCAGCATCTCCAACTCCACCTCACTTGAGAACCTTTAGACTTTCACTCCTTGATCAGCTTGCTCGTCATGAATATTCTAATCTTGTGTACTTCTTCGCGCCGATGAATCAAAGCACCATGCTAAATGATGTTATTTCCAAAGAAG TTTACCATACTGATGCTCAAGTAAGTATTCGACTCTCAGATTTCCTCAAAGAGTCTGAGAATGAGTTGATAAATCGACT TGGCATTGCCGTTGGTCTTAGCACCTCTCAAAAGATTGTTGACGGCCTCACAATGataaaatttttgaatgcttGGGCTGCTATAGCATGTGAATCCTCAGAACAAATAAATCCCATCTTTGtttcctcttctttctttcgCCAAGTTCCCCCCTGTACATCTAACTATTCCAAGTTAGTTACAGGTATGTCAACAGTGCTATCCAAACGCCAATTATACGAGCACAATTATGCAACAAAGATACTTTTTTTCGACCACTTAGCCTTGGATGTCCTCAAAACTAAAGCAGGGACATCATCTCTAAACCCAACTTCAGTCACAGCTGTTATGGGACTTTTGTGGAAATCTGCCATAGCGGCTTCCCAAGTAAGATCGGACACTCAGAAGGAATTGAGTTTGCTGATCTCAGTTAATCTAAGGACAAGATGTTCTCGTTAA